The genomic interval GGCCACGTCGAACAGGTGATTGGGGCGCCGGCCCCTCAGCTCCCAGGGGCCCGAGAGCTCGTCGCGGGCCTCGGCCCGGAAGTGCGAGAGGTAGTCGGGGCCCGTGCCGGCGTGCAGGTGCCAGGCGCCGGGGCGGCCCGGGTCTACCAGGAGGCGGCGGGAGAGCGCGTCCTTCCACACGTCGGGGGAGTAGCTCACAAGTTTGAGGCCCCCGAGAATCTTCTTTCGCGTGCCCGGGTAGGTGTCGAGCTCGGTGTAGGTGAGCGGGTTCACGCGCTTGCTCTCGGTCTCCACGCCCTTGGAGGGCAAAAGCTTCTTCGCCACCCGGGCGAGCTCGTACACCTCGTCGGTGCGGTACCCCGAGTCCACCAGACCAAACCGCACCCGGTGCTCGCGCCCCTCGCTGTCGGCGAAGGTCTGGTCGGCCACGGCCAAGAGCGAGCGCAGATCGTCGGAGAGGAGCACCTCGGCCCCCGGCACGAGCTCGGGGGGCAACACGCCC from Thermodesulfobacteriota bacterium carries:
- a CDS encoding terminase gpA endonuclease subunit, coding for GVLPPELVPGAEVLLSDDLRSLLAVADQTFADSEGREHRVRFGLVDSGYRTDEVYELARVAKKLLPSKGVETESKRVNPLTYTELDTYPGTRKKILGGLKLVSYSPDVWKDALSRRLLVDPGRPGAWHLHAGTGPDYLSHFRAEARDELSGPWELRGRRPNHLFDVAVLQVIAHEMLGRPPYRLWEQLARERGGPSGAPPPAAAAKPASPMAGRRVNPFAR